GTGAAAAACCGAAAGGAAACCTCATGGCCGCGTTCACCGCCCTGGCGTATTGCTTTCTTGCTGCACTAGTGACTCCACCTCCGCCAAACCCTCTGTCGATCGTGCTCACTTCTTTAGTCGTCGAGGCCTGATCACCCTAAGCTATAATAGGTCCCCCCTACCGCTATCAGCTTCTCAACCGTGCGCTGCAAAGCGTGACATTCCTCTGTAACATGGCTCGTTGCCCGGTGGTACGCGCACCATTCTTCCCTTGGCTCGCCAACCATTCGTGTCGCCCGCGTTTCCTGAAAATTTTCTGTTTGGCACGGTCTATTCGCACACACTGGCTTACCCTTTCGAGAGAAAAGTCGTCATTCCCGTGATGATTTCCGGTAATTTTTCCCCCGTGACGTTTTAAGCTCCGCCACTGCCTCCGCCCTTCGGATCTCCCTATCCTCCTGCTGCAAGCGGCCATTAACGTCGCGAATTAACCATCTCCAATCTCCTGCCCCTCACTGCGCTGCCTTTCACATACGCGACACGATGGCGGACCGCACGCGTGTTCCAACCTTCCTTCACTTCCTCGACGATGTGTCTCCATCAAGCTTCACCAGCGAACTAGGAATTCAACCAGAAATCCAAAAACTGAAGAGAATTGCTCGaaaaatcgaacttctctcaaccaaatcacaatcaacgtagtctgggaatcaaaatctaccgatccccacagacggcgtcaAATGTtttatccaagaacatagagatgaggtacgatACCTAtagtgaaaggatcgtgatgcGAGAATCTAGAAAGAgtttagagcgtaaccgcttagagagagaaagtaactgaatttgaAGCTTGTTATTTCTTAAATGCgataagagtcccttacaattggtaaccgtcccctatttatagatttaggggttgggcttggcacccataacttctcttaatgggccagttgggccgcccgggagaaggcccaattCCCTGACTTGCATGTCGCCCTGGGCTGGAGCGCctaggcgagggaccctagggtctcgcccagtccagtttTCACGCTTTCTCCTTTTGTGTTCTGCTCCTCTgctaatccttattttctttctttctatttatttcactcctaaccctaaacTAGTATTACTAGTGGGCTCCACTTCCAACTACTAACACTAAAACCCAAAAaccttatttaattaaatcttatactatatcacataagatttaaataataatcacatatatcactcatatacaatttaaataatctactcactccatatatcacataattacttaattatctaataaaatcacataattaccatatatcataataataattaaaataaaataataaataaccaaaTAACggaaagtggggtgttacaaagaGGATCTAGAAGAGCCAacaggtgaagaagaagagaatgttGAGGTGAATGAGGTGGTGACTCCACCCCGTGTTGACCCTCCACCTATGTGGATGGAGGTTGCTTTCGAttatgagtgattgcatgttttgGGAAGAGAGatggagacttcggtcttccgagtgtttcttgaggatagagatggtgtgagtccataagggtcaacctttgacccttcaccataaaatttccctggaggatcgtGACTTATtcgtacttcttggttctgtattgatttcactctttgcatgctttgtgatacttgtgctattcttgagacttgtaggtttttgagcttcagagttcgttggtttgtacttttgtccttagttgtcccttattgagcatattggagatttctttgttagcCAAATGTTTGGGATGGTTGATAGGTTCGaacttggggagtgttggtccttgatTCGGTTTGGAGCTAAGTAAAGATGGAAATGTCTCTTACCCcaagtgaaaaagaaagagaaaaaagaactTCTAATCAAAGTtggagtttcaaaaaaaagaaagaaaaaaggaaagaaatttGAAAAAGGGGCTAAGAGACTCGTGCTTTTAGTGTTTGTTGTTGAAGCTCCGGGGTTACTaaattggaccacactcaaaatATGCCTTgaagccttagtcttccttagggaccaaccaccttgtgCTTAACCATGCCATcatttcaaccctttgaagtctctttgaatttgcgcatgtttgatctttgttgctcttCAGTGAATGAaatccagaacctatgaactgcttgtgtgctcagtgcactaaattaatatttcatcctaggattttagatctgtatgcttctcatgatggactctacactcttctttgtctaaaagttgcatgaagtagattgttgtgtctttcttttggaaccagctgtAGTAGCTAAGTCCCCCGGTTTTGTGATGAGTATTCCTTTGTGagcacttgttttgggagcatttcttgcgcttgaagGCAAGCAAGCTgtgtttacgctcgagggcgagctatcgttgagtatagtggtgtgatgaccctattttagtcttgtttttagggtcatttctttgttagttttgagtctttttcttttgtctcatgtagtgtttcatgcattctcatgcacttttatctttatttgagtttttgctttgttttggtaatttcatagttttataaggaCTTTTATTGCATTTTAGCATAGTTTAAGGGTTTTATGAagtttccacttgttttggggCCTTTGTGCAAAGCTAACATTTGAGTTTCTAGATGTTTTCCTAGCTTGGTCATTAAGGTTTCAAGTGCAATCAGCTGAAGATAGAAGGGCTAGAGGCTTCAAGGCTGGAAGGAAGCAATAAAGTGGAGTTAAAGTGAAGTTCAAGAGGTTTCTGAGCGTGCATGTGGCGCTCATGCGCCTTTgactggcgcctgagcgccaattcaacaGAAGGTTGGGATTCCAGTTTTGAAGATGGCGCTCGAGCATGCTTTCAgagcgctcgagcgccaatAAAGTGAAAATGTTTCTGTTTTAGGCTTGAGCAATTGACGCTCAAGCATGCTTTCCCAGTGCTTGAGCACCAAGACTCGcatgttttgcctataaataaggatTTTGTCATTTTCTTTAGAGACTTTTTTATCATTTCTCATAGTTTTGTTAAGTTTAGAAGTTGAGGAAGAACTTTAgggcttgtgagaggcttccaacttgtactttTTCAGGTTCTTTTACATTTCATTGTATGGAttctctagccatgagtggctagttgttaaatcctatctctatgcatgagttcttgattctATCTTTGTATTTCAAATTTTTGTTGTATGCTTAGCTTGAGTGCACACTTTCTATAGGCTTGACTATAATCacaacggaagtttgttatagtttagggacatgaattgaaatagatccttctatgcttgctactaggaatagaggaagggttgagttttgttggcctgaatatataTGGTTAGAACCTCaaatgaatgattaagtacacaaggaattgggcttaacttttagtttgagagaattgcttatgtgaggaatcaataagtaaTTAGATAGGCTAGAGCAACAAGGATAGGTTCAATGTTTCACATGCGTAGGAAAGGTAGACTAGAATGGATTAAATGATCGATGATCTAAAGCATGTTTACCTTTGATATTTTCAACGTTTTCACCATTGCTCTTTTGACAATATCTTGTCACAATCAATCAAACTCCAAATTagaattttattgctttctaAACTTACAAACTTTAAGCTTAAacccacaattctcactcacaatccatgTGGTTCGATATGTTAAAATCGAGTGgtatctgtacacttgcagattgaccaacatctattcttttcttttttttagctTTTATTTTATTACACTAATTGCAAGAACATGTTTCGTTATTTAGCAGAACTTTTCCagaaaagttatatatttcaCAGTGATGGATTttttcagaaaattaaattaaattaatatttgcaaattattaaaaatttagttatttttatagtttttatatttaataaaacaTTCACATGGTAAgggtatatatgtaattaactTTCTAGTTATGTTATGTCTGGAATCaactaacttaaaatgcaagatgCAATTTCACTATTCATAGtgcaccattttttttttttgcagttgTTAGATAGTTGGGCCTGATTTGGGCTTTAGCTGAATGTTAGGTTTTGTTTCCATAGGTTAGCTGTTAGCAGAAATCAATCTTTCCCTTTCTCCCTTACGCACGCTCCACCCTCTCCTGCTTCTACTGTAGACTCAGCAATCTCCCTCGACTGCGGCTACCCTCCTCTACGCTCTGCTCTTTCCTCTCCTCTACGCCTCTCTTGCTTCTACCGTGTAGGGTCTGCTCGTCCTCTACTGCTTTTTCGTTTTCGAAGGCGTTCTGCAGCTACCCTTCCCTGAGCTATGCGTTTTCCTCTACTCTGCTCGTCCCTATGGACATCACTTTACAGGTATTTTTCCTATACCCTAATGCATCCCCTATTTTCTTTACAGCTGTTCTGATTTGATGTGtcaaatttctcttttttattttgaatttgaattggaACTCGAATGAATGCTGAGAGTGTTTCTATAAATTGAACCCTCTACTCATGAAATTCCCACATTGTGTTCCAGTCTTCTGTCCTGCTTCCGAACcatatttttctctaatttgTTCCACTTATTCGATTTTTAGGTcatatatgttgtctatattTGCAGCCGCAGCCACTCTTACGAGATATACAACAAAGACTTCAAACATCAGGGTCTTTACTTCAGCAAAATGCTTCtgatcaaaacaaaaaattatatgaatCTCAAAGAGCTCTTCCAGAATCATCAACAAGTATGAATATGGATCTATTTACTTATCTCTGTCATTATATTTTTGTAGTTTATGGTTCTATTGGAAAAAGCCAAGCACTCTATAGAACTGGATTAGTGATAGAGTGAAAATAGGGAGAAGAGCCAGAATATGTTGTGTTATTTAGTAGTACCCCTCTGGTCAAGATGATCTAAAGGTAGAAGATGATACATAAACTGACCATTCCTCAGGATATTCGAGAGACCCTGACCCTTTCTCAACTAACTAATGAACACCAATATTTTTCTCCCCCCCCCACCCCCACTAAGTATTCCCTACTTCTAAATAACTATAGATAGTGGGGTGGTATCCTCTGCTGTTTGCACATAGTGTTGGTCCTTTTCATTACTGGCCTGCTATCACACTCATGCATTCTTATGTTTGTTTCATATCATACCTATTGTAGCTTCTTTGGATTCTACAGCACAGATTGCACAACCAAGTGGGGCTGATTGGCAAGAAGAAGTGTACCAAAAGGTACTGTGCTATTTACTTTTATTTCCTTACTATATAGTTTTGCTATGACAACAGATATTGATAAAGCAAACtttgatgtaaattaaataagagTTATATGATGACTTTTATggtgaaaatattaattaacaaGAATGTGAAATCTTAATTAGTCTTTGAGGAAAAATCatgatataaatttttttttctaaatatacCCATTGGACTGGAATCTTTTATTCATCCTTCTGAGCATAACATTACTCTACTGTTGAAACTGCTTATTTATTACAATGAAATAAATTGAGTTCTATATTCGAAGGAACTTCTTTCATTAATACTTTTTTATCCTCTTTTATTTAGTGTCATTCTGCAGTTTAAAGACTCTGTAATTATTAATCAAATGCTATAGTGATATAAATGGGATTTCTTCAATGCAAGTTGGTACTATTGTTTAGACATCTAAATTTGAGAATGGAAGTGAAACTTGCAATTTATGATACCCAACAAAaggttaaaaaaagaaaaagaacctcTTTTATTTCCTCCAAAAGTTGAAAGTGTTGATGCAACGGTGATACAAATGCCTTGCGTGAGGGGTCTCATGGTGACTAATGTTTTGATTATTTGATAATTGATTCTACCGATTTCAACCTACAGATTAAATCATGAGAAGTCTCAAGGTTACTAATGTTTTGATTATTTGATTCTGCTTATTTCAACCTACAGATCCAAACCATAAAAGAAAATTACTTCACAGAGATGAACGAAGTGTACCAGAAAGTTGCTTTGAGACTTCAGCAGGTATGTGAGCAATTCTTTTTTGACTTACAAATTTTAATAGCTACTATTGATAAAACAGCCTTTTCCATTGCAGTTATCATGATAAATACTAGAATTTGTAGCCTGTGCCAAGTAGTAAATATATCAAGCCATTAGAGTGCTTTATCTCTATGTGTTTGCTTATAGTTTGAGTTGAGTGATACAGGACTgaaataaaatgtattaaatgacaACTTCTAAGCATTTAATATCATTAGAACACGAAAAGCATTTAATACTTTATTTTTTCAGTAATCTGAAGTATTTATTCGTAAAATAATAATCAATGAATGGTAATTAATAGTGGCTTATGAACATCACTGCCTTATTCAGTTGTTTAGAACAACAGACCTTTAGTCAAATGTTTGATCATTTTAATGGTGCTAATCGTATGTTTGGTTTAACAATTAGataaattttctttctttatcaAAGAAAATAgcagtaatttttttatatttcaaatGCCCATCATCTTTAGCTCTGTTATGATTTAAATATTTATCATCATGTGCTGAATGTTAATGCTTAATATTCCAAGTATTTTCTGACCCTCTAATGAAGCTTATAAGCTAACCATGAATTTGTATTTTTTGACAGGTTTTTCAATGTCGAATGACTTATTGAGTACTGACTGTGAAAAGTGAGGTGCTCAAACACTACCCTCTCCTTCTCAGGTATCCACGTCATTTGTCGATATGTAATATCTTTATTTTCCTTCAACGGTTAATATAATTCATGTTCAATCTTAATTTTGGTTTGCCAACAATCCATGCATGTTCAAGAGTCACTCTTCTTTTGGGGTTCTTGGCTTTCGTGTGTTTTGCTTCCTCTCATGGACAAGTAAGTTGATGAGTTGAGACATCTAACTGATACAAAACAGatgattattttaaattaatgcgTTTCCATTCAGTACTTTCCCCTCATATTAAAAGTTTTAATGTGATTTTCTCAAATATAAATCCTTTTCAATTCTTCCAGTAGACATTAGACTGCAAATCTTCAATGAACTGGTGTATTCTCAATGCCTAACAGTGTAGCCTCTCAATGTATTTCGATATTGTTCTCTTCACTGTCTTCAGCTACAGTACATTAGTGTTATATATATGTTTTGATGGCATTATGTTTACTTGAAAGACTATCCTGAAGTGCATGATGGTTTGGTGGATGTCATTTTGTCTTAAGGATTTTGTCTTTACTTTTTGTTGTTATTTCAGTACTATTTCTGCAGGTTCTAACATGAAAGATAGTTAATTGCAACTCATAAATGATTGCTCCAATCTTTAAACATTGATTCTGAATAATTCAGACCAATTTTTACAACACTGGACATTAGCAGTAAACTACCAAAAGTTTCTACTTTTCTCTATGATTAGAAAAGTGAAGTGGTGGAATAGAAAAGGCTGTTGCTGAGGGATGAGCTGGAAGCCTGAATTTTTATGGGATCTAATGAGTTTGTTGAAGCCCTTTTGCAGTTTTACAATCAGTTGTGCATGAAGGAAATTTGATGGCTCAGGAAGTTGGAGCAATGGCCCTCTTCAACCTTGCTTTGAAAAACAATAGGTATCTGCTGTGTAAAATTTTATAGTTGTTTAGGTGTTGAACCATGAAGTAAAACTGATTATCATATgattgaaaaatcaaaacaattcTTGATGTTTGAATACTGAGACCTTGAATTTTAGCCAAAGTCTTATCCTTCATGATCTTTTATTATGAAAATCAtcttcaataaaaaaatcatctttAAGATTTGGGCAATGGTAATGCTCTAGCTCTTCAACCTTGCATGACGTGTTTGAAATTAAGCAGCAGCTTTTTTCTAGAACTTGCACTTGACTTCCTTTATCCATTCTCTAGGCTATTAAATACTtacagtgtttctctctctctctctctctctctctctctgaataGAATAAGGTAGAATTTGcagtttattttctttattgcATAAAGTATTGTAGTATAATTTCTAAATTGTGACTTCTCTCAATATAATATGACTGACATTTGCAGATACTTAATTAATGGGAACATGTTTGAAACATTTTAATAATGGAAACACGAATGGATCAAATTATGCTGAAGTTGGAAATGAGTAAGAGGTTGTTGACACATGGTGGTGAATGAAAATTGGGATTGTGATGAAGGCAGCAAGGAGTGACCAGAAGGCATAGAGGTTTGCTGGGCTACTGGACGTGATACAAGTAGGACTGATCAGACTTGGCTGGGCTGCTGGACGTGGTACAAGCAGGACTGATAACACTCAGTGTGCAATTTGATTGATCTGAGGAAGGCTTTAGAAGTTGCGGCTGCTATGATTGTTACTCTGGTGTTGCTTTGTTAAGATTAGTTTGTACATACTCACtcttaggggtgtacaagacccggccctacccgccaacccgtcccggcccaagcctttagggtcgggttgaacccggcacgatcattaaaagagaccgggttcgggttgatttttgagttacccgacttcgggtcgggttcgggttgacactcgggtcacccggcccgtcccacatatata
This is a stretch of genomic DNA from Lotus japonicus ecotype B-129 chromosome 1, LjGifu_v1.2. It encodes these proteins:
- the LOC130734131 gene encoding mediator of RNA polymerase II transcription subunit 15a-like isoform X1 is translated as MDITLQPQPLLRDIQQRLQTSGSLLQQNASDQNKKLYESQRALPESSTTSLDSTAQIAQPSGADWQEEVYQKIQTIKENYFTEMNEVYQKVALRLQQVFQCRMTY
- the LOC130734131 gene encoding mediator of RNA polymerase II transcription subunit 15a-like isoform X2; protein product: MDITLQPQPLLRDIQQRLQTSGSLLQQNASDQNKKLYESQRALPESSTTQIAQPSGADWQEEVYQKIQTIKENYFTEMNEVYQKVALRLQQVFQCRMTY